Proteins encoded in a region of the Cataglyphis hispanica isolate Lineage 1 chromosome 14, ULB_Chis1_1.0, whole genome shotgun sequence genome:
- the LOC126854767 gene encoding protein mini spindles isoform X1: MEQDTEYVKLPLEERCAHKSWRARLHGYEECVKTFQCIDDEKSPEWNKYMGFIKKFVVDSNAAAQEKGLEATLAFVENATVAGKIVAEVMNGIVSKCIAAPKAKTKELAVQITLMYIEIEKYEAVQEELLKGTDAKNPKIVSACIATLTLALKEFGPKVINMKPLMKKMGNFLEDRDKTVREEGKAMVVEMYRWIGDRLKQQLNTLKPVHITELEAEFNNFGDEKVMPTRYLRSQKPKNMSKNGDLAAGSDNNGEDENEDADGASIPDIDPYDLLAPVDILSKLPKDFYEKVEAKKWQERKEALEALETLVKNPKLENGDYGDVVRALKKIISKDSNVVVVTLAGKCLAGLATGLKKRFQPYATACLPTVLEKFREKKQTVVQALRELADAIYESISIDLILEDTLAALENKNPAVKAETAAYLARCFARTPPANLNKKLLKSYTSALLKTLNEPDPTVRDNSAEALGTAMKLIGEKAMMPFLTDIDNLKMTKIKECADKAVILVKMTGGTKRQERPNTAPAKVEQQQVNKVSKDNLKNAKSKRAHTATKKSTAKKPGSASSVTNVALSAKKAVRIERNYSPEEIDEMAAQLLPTEIITGLVDSNWKTRLAAVTQLSDTIKMMDSTEVSAQVFVRTLAKKPGFKDTNFQVLKLRIEIVKYLAENHPFTATVAEYCLMDIAEKLADAKNSSIAIETLLAIAEAISFEYVTDEIVAFAFNQKNPKVQQETLLWLCRGLTEFGCSLNIKSIIENIKKAVGATNPGVRTAAITLIGTLYLYMGRPLLTFFENEKPALRQQIEQECERRNGETPPTPIRGAKAGKVNTIAGEDEDEDAEESLSEKRVSGSEPELNELIPRVDIKDQITEALLAELADKNWKVRNEALQKVNILLSEAKFIKPTIGDLPQGLALRLVDSNSKIAQATLGICEMLATAIGPPVKQHIRALFPGFLQCLGDSKNWIRTAAISCINTWGDQCGCKEFFDGEMIGDALKTGSPVLRIELWNWLAQKLPLIPVKQIPKEELLVCLSYLYTNLEDRNSDVRKNAQEAVLGFMIHLSYEVMARNTEKLKPGSRTVVIAALDKARPSLPIKPLPKKEPSDDNIQKSGAKGAKVVKVVKSKGGSSKPGSARKKDDDVDNSPLLVVNNLKHQRVIDEQKLKVLKWNFTTPREEFVELLKDLMTAANVNKTLRANMFHSDFRYHLKAIETLTEDLPGNSKALVSNLDLILKWLTLRFFDTNPSVLLKGLDYLQLVFNMLIEDQYHMLETEAASFIPYLIIKIGDPKDAVRNGVRALFKQIALVYPVSKLFSYVMEGLKSKNARQRTECLDQLGSLIENYGVSVCQPSPSAALKEVAKQIADRDNSVRNAALNCIVQAYFLQGERVFKLIGQISEKDRSLLDERIKRAAKNRPTKSASSTRLSTPTIATSSPPTDDMEADYEEEQEEIPEPMEPAPELTHASSTTDNNEDDQVSSAVIQSESPSKSGQEITNDYATDDAKTNSPTSTQLKVPSGPFGLDMEFLQKIEGPVKCCNPVLVELSLSDLNEPPVNMLNPPKIQMIPISPPKMLVSKSSSVVSPATTSSKDDTLERNILSMASMDLLTAIQSMNAIENLLKSHQAISLQSKEDKFIGSINMQLKLLQTYPLRQENADVSRGFRNTFLIILVFYDTGFLGKNVPFIHLKELVDQMISLLAENKLEHLNQAGAYYRVINNIMVKIIDNSNHTTIICVLIKLLHSCAESNVPSKYEELVMKCLWKIVKTMSNWAADLDYDTILLEVHRFLKDYPTTWWKKRKSDTPLRTVKTVLHSMTRVKGSSILNHLTLINNTNESELHAYLIRLIASLKPDEINATAKVMPKSNNAGRTQKHLSKSTRQQLAEIFKKIGSKEHMQEGLVQLYDFKLQYPEADVQPFLVKSHQFFQDFIEQGLREIDQARKNQNILSQANNQYSMETTESLAAVSDEKDMMDPMYRLEKLRALEAQCRMTSSQSNPP; the protein is encoded by the exons ATGGAACAAGATACAGAGTATGTGAAATTGCCTTTGGAGGAGCGCTGTGCACACAAG TCTTGGCGCGCACGTTTACATGGATATGAGGAATGCGTGAAGACATTCCAGTGCATTGATGATGAAAAATCACCAGAGTGGAACAAGTATATGGGTTTTATCAAGAAGTTTGTGGTGGATAGCAATGCGGCTGCACAGGAGAAGGGCTTGGAAGCAACCCTAGCTTTCGTAGAGAACGCTACAGTAGCCGGCAAGATAGTCGCCGAGGTGATGAATGGCATTGTATCCAAATGCATCGCTGCGCCTAAGGCTAAAACAAAGGAACTGGCTGTGCAAATCACACTGATGTATATCGAGATTGAGAAATATGAGGCGGTGCAGGAGGAGCTACTGAAGGGCACCGATGCAAAGAATCCGAAAATTGTTTCAGCGTGCATCGCTACCTTAACGCTAGCACTTAAGGAGTTTGGACCAAAAGTTATCAATATGAAGCCGTTAATGAAGAAGATGGGAAATTTCCTCGAAGATAGGGACAAGACAGTGCGAGAGGAGGGTAAGGCTATGGTGGTAGAAATGTATCGGTGGATAGGCGATCGTTTGAAGCAGCAACTGAATACGTTGAAGCCAGTGCACATCACGGAGCTCGAGGCGGAGTTTAACAATTTCGGTGACGAGAAAGTAATGCCCACGCGTTACCTACGCTCGCAGAAGCCGAAAAATATGAGCAAGAATGGTGACTTAGCGGCAGGAAGCGATAACAACGGCGAGGATGAAAACGAAGACGCAGATGGTGCTTCTATCCCGGATATAGATCCTTACGATCTGTTGGCGCCTGTAGATATTTTGTCAAAACTACCGAAAGACTTCTACGAAAAAGTCGAAGCAAAGAAATGGCAGGAGCGAAAAGAAGCGCTGGAAGCGCTCGAAACGCTCGTTAAAAATCCGAAATTGGAAAATGGTGATTATGGCGATGTTGTGAGAGCCTTGAAGAAGATTATCTCAAAAGATAGTAATGTAGTGGTAGTCACACTAGCGGGGAAGTGTCTAGCCGGCCTAGCTACAGGCTTGAAAAAACGATTTCAGCCGTACGCCACTGCTTGTCTACCCACTGTACTAGAAAAGTTTCGTGAGAAGAAACAGACGGTGGTGCAGGCGTTGCGGGAGCTCGCCGACGCCATTTACGAGAGCATCAGCATTGATCTTATCCTTGAGGACACTTTGGCCGCTTTGGAGAATAAGAACCCAGCTGTAAAAGCTGAGACGGCCGCTTACCTGGCTCGATGTTTCGCACGCACGCCACCGGCCAATCTCAATAAGAAACTACTTAAATCATATACCAGTGCATTGCTGAAGACGCTAAACGAGCCGGATCCAACGGTGCGCGACAACTCGGCGGAAGCGCTTGGCACGGCGATGAAATTGATTGGCGAAAAGGCAATGATGCCGTTCCTCACAGACATCGACAATTTGAAGATGACGAAGATTAAGGAGTGCGCCGACAAGGCAGTGATACTAGTAAAAATGACGGGTGGTACGAAGCGACAGGAACGACCTAACACCGCTCCGGCCAAAGTGGAACAGCAACAGGTGAACAAAGTGAGCAAGGACAATTTGAAGAATGCTAAATCGAAAAGAGCCCATACCGCGACAAAGAAGTCAACGGCCAAGAAACCTGGTAGCGCTTCATCAGTCACAAATGTAGCTTTGTCCGCAAAGAAAGCGGTACGGATAGAAAGAAATTACAGTCCAGAGGAAATTGACGAAATGGCGGCGCAACTTTTGCCGACCGAAATAATTACTGGTCTTGTGGACAGTAACTGGAAAACACGTCTGGCCGCAGTTACGCAGCTATCGGACACCATTAAGATGATGGATTCGACAGAAGTATCGGCCCAGGTGTTTGTTCGCACTCTCGCGAAGAAGCCTGGCTTTAAGGACACGAATTTCCAA GTACTGAAATTGCGCATAGAAATTGTCAAATATCTGGCGGAGAATCATCCTTTTACGGCCACCGTTGCCGAATACTGTCTTATGGATATCGCAGAAAAATTAGCAGATGCGAAGAACAGTTCGATCGCTATAGAGACCTTGCTAGCAATCGCCGAGGCTATAAGCTTCGAGTATGTGACTGATGAAATAGTAGCGTTtgcatttaatcaaaaaaatccgAAAGTGCAGCAGGAGACACTATTATGGCTGTGCCGTGGACTCACAGAGTTTG gttGTAGTCTCAACATCAAATCAATCATTGAGAATATCAAGAAGGCAGTAGGGGCGACAAATCCCGGCGTACGCACCGCCGCGATTACTTTGATAGGCACTTTATATCTCTATATGGGCAGACCGCTGTTGACATTCTTCGAAAACGAGAAGCCCGCGCTGCGACAGCAGATTGAACAAGAATGCGAGAGGCGTAATGGCGAAACGCCTCCGACGCCCATTCGCGGCGCCAAGGCTGGAAAGGTTAATACTATCGCTGGCgaggacgaggacgaggaCGCAGAAGAATCGTTGTCGGAGAAGAGAGTAAGCGGGAGCGAGCCAGAGCTCAATGAATTAATTCCGCGCGTCGACATTAAAGATCAAATCACTGAGGCACTGCTAGCCGAATTGGCCGACAAGAATTGGAAAGTGCGTAACGAGGCGCTGCAGAAAGTGAATATTCTCCTTAGTGAAGCGAAGTTCATCAAACCGACTATCGGTGATTTGCCACAGGGATTGGCTCTACGTCTCGTAGACAGCAATAGCAAGATCGCACAAGCAACTCTAG GTATATGCGAAATGTTGGCAACGGCTATTGGACCGCCAGTCAAACAACATATTCGCGCTCTGTTTCCCGGCTTTCTACAATGTCTGGGTGATAGCAAAAATTGGATTAGAACAGCTGCCATCTCCTGCATCAACACATGGGGAGATCAGTGCGGTTGTAAAGAGTTCTTCGATGGCGAGATGATAGGAGATGCTCTGAAAACGGGCTCGCCAGTGCTGCGAATCGAACTATGGAACTGGCTGGCGCAGAAATTGCCTTTGATACCGGTGAAACAGATTCCCAAAGAGGAACTTCTCGTGTGTCTTTCCTACTTATATACTAATCTAGAAGATCGCAATTCGGACGTACGAAAGAACGCTCAGGAAGCTGTTCTTGGATTTATGATTCATCTCTCTTACGAAGTTATGGCAAGAAACACCGAAAAACTGAAG CCAGGGTCACGGACGGTGGTAATTGCCGCACTGGACAAAGCTCGTCCCAGTTTACCTATAAAACCTCTACCCAAGAAAGAACCTTCAGACGACAATATTCAGAAGAGTGGCGCAAAAGGTGCAAAAGTTGTGAAAGTGGTTAAATCG AAGGGCGGATCATCAAAACCAGGCAGCGCTCGTAAGAAAGATGATGATGTAGATAACAGTCCTCTGCTGGTGGTCAATAATTTGAAACATCAACGTGTAATTGATGAGCAAAAGTTGAAGGTGCTTAAGTGGAACTTTACCACGCCTAGAGAAGAATTCGTTGAGCTTCTAAAGGATCTTATGACTGCAGCAAATGTCAACAAGACTTTAAGAGCAAATATGTTTCATTCTGATTTCCGATATCATTTAAAGGCTATCGAAACACTCACCGAG GATTTACCTGGGAATAGCAAAGCATTGGTATCTAATTTGGACCTCATTCTCAAATGGTTGACATTACGATTTTTTGATACTAATCCTTCTGTGCTTTTGAAAGGATTGGATTATTTACAATTggtttttaatatgttaattgaaGATCAATATCACATGCTGGAAACAGAGGCAGCATCGTTTATTCCCTATCTTATTATCAAA ATAGGCGATCCAAAGGATGCTGTACGTAATGGCGTACGagctttatttaaacaaattgctCTAGTATATCCCGTGAGCAAATTATTCTCATATGTGATGGAGGGTTTGAAATCAAAGAATGCACGACAGCGAACAG AATGTCTGGATCAATTAGGCTCGCTAATTGAGAATTATGGAGTTTCTGTTTGTCAACCCAGCCCTTCTGCGGCATTAAAAGAAGTCGCGAAGCAAATAGCGGATCGCGACAATTCCGTTCGCAACGCCGCATTAAATTGCATTGTCCAAGCCTACTTCCTACAAGGAGAGCGTGTATTCAAGCTTATTGGTCAG ATATCGGAGAAAGACAGGTCGCTCTTAGACGAGCGAATCAAGAGGGCGGCGAAAAATCGGCCCACAAAGTCTGCATCCTCTACGAGACTCTCCACGCCCACAATCGCGACTTCTAGTCCGCCAACAGACGACATGGAGGCGGACTATGAAGAGGAACAGGAAGAAATTCCCGAGCCAATGGAACCAGCGCCAGAGCt GACACATGCTTCGAGCACTACTGATAATAATGAGGACGATCAAGTGTCTTCTGCGGTCATACAATCCGAATCGCCTTCAAAATCGGGACAAGAAATTACCAACGATTACGCAACTGACGATGCGAAAac AAATTCTCCTACTTCAACTCAACTAAAGGTTCCCTCTGGTCCATTTGGGCTGGACATGGAATTCCTGCAGAAAATTGAAGGTCCAGTAAAATGTTGTAATCCGGTACTTGTAGAACTTAGTTTATCAGATTTGAATGAACCTCCAGTGAACATGTTGAACCCACCCAAGATACA GATGATACCGATTTCGCCACCGAAAATGTTAGTATCGAAGTCGTCGTCTGTTGTATCACCTGCTACTACTAGTAGTAAGGATGATACATTAGAGCGTAACATCTTGTCTATGGCCAGTATGGACTTGCTCACTGCAATACAGTCCATGAATGCAATTGAAAAT TTATTAAAATCCCATCAAGCAATTAGCTTGCAATCTAAGGAGGACAAATTCATCGGATCGATAAACATGCAATTGAAGCTATTACAGACATATCCGTTACGTCAAGAAAATGCGGATGTGTCGAGAGGTTTTAGAAATACATTCCTTATTATACTCGTG ttttatGATACTGGATTTCTTGGAAAAAATGTACCTTTTATCCACTTAAAAGAATTGGTAGATCAGATGATAAGCCTGTTGGCCGAGAACAAGCTGGAGCATTTAAATCAGGCTGGAGCATATTATAGGGTAATCAATAACATCATGGTGAAAATTATCGACAATTCTAATCACACCACTATCATATG TGTATTGATCAAGCTACTTCATTCTTGCGCCGAATCGAACGTTCCTTCAAAGTATGAGGAACTAGTAATGAAGTGCTTATGGAAGATAGTAAAAACAATGTCGAATTGGGCCGCTGATTTGGATTACGATACAATACTTTTGGAAGTACATCGTTTCCTTAAG gATTATCCCACTACATGGTGGAAGAAGCGAAAGTCCGATACTCCATTACGGACAGTCAAGACAGTTCTTCACAGTATGACCAGAGTAAAAGGCAGCTCGATACTTAATCACTTGACGTTAATAAACAACACTAACGAATCTGAGTTACATGCTTACTTAATAAGATTAATCGCG AGCCTTAAACCGGATGAGATTAATGCCACAGCGAAAGTGATGCCCAAATCCAATAATGCGGGAAGGACGCAGAAACACCTGTCAAAGTCTACACGTCAACAATTAGcggaaatatttaagaaaattggaTCAAAAGAGCACATGCAGGaa ggcTTAGTACAATTGTATGATTTCAAACTTCAATACCCCGAAGCTGACGTACAACCGTTCCTGGTCAAGTCTCATCAATTTTTCCAAGATTTCATAGAACAGGGACTGAGAGAGATTGATCAAGCGCGAAAAAATCAGAACATTTTGTCGCAAGCTAACAATCAATATTCTATGG aaaCCACCGAGTCTCTAGCAGCAGTTTCCGACGAAAAAGACATGATGGACCCGATGTACAGGCTTGAGAAACTCCGAGCCCTCGAAGCACAATGTAGAATGACCTCTTCTCAGTCGAATCCACCATGA